Proteins encoded together in one Branchiostoma floridae strain S238N-H82 chromosome 18, Bfl_VNyyK, whole genome shotgun sequence window:
- the LOC118405862 gene encoding uncharacterized protein LOC118405862 → MMCRLGAFETGHAVINGLPANPAVRRLLLGLSYAFMIGIVGFFILQCYCFLKKTPEDEENKAPESDGTEDKKGPPATFCVEAEGNEKVLPVTIVEAGDYADPWSDRDDVIISPEELKALMTKLQEEESSKG, encoded by the exons ATGATGTGTCGTCTGGGAGCATTTGAGACTGGACATG CTGTCATCAACGGCCTGCCAGCTAACCCAGCCGTGCGCCGCCTCCTCCTGGGTCTGTCCTACGCTTTCATGATCGGGATAGTGGGGTTTTTCATCCTCCAATGCTACTGCTTCTTAAAGAAGACTCCAGAGGATGAGGAAAACAAAGCGCCGGAATCTGACGGTACTGAAGACAAGAAGGGGCCGCCTGCGACTTTCTGTGTGGAAGCTGAAGGGAATGAGAAGGTTCTACCTGTGACGATTGTGGAGGCTGGGGACTACGCCGACCCCTGGAGCGATcgtgatgatgtcatcatcagCCCTGAGGAGCTGAAAGCACTGATGACTAAACTCCAGGAGGAAGAAAGCAGCAAGGGATAG